The Streptomyces sp. R28 region GGCGTCGCCGACGAAGCGGCGCAGCTGGGCCGCGCTGCGCTCGCGGGTGCGGTACGCCGACTCCACTTGGTGCAGCATGGAGTTGAGGGCGACCCGGAGCTGTTCGACCTCCAGCGTCGGGTCGCGGCTGGAGGGGACGCGCCGGGTCAGATCACCCTCGGCGATCGCCGACGAGGTCTCGACCATGTCCTCCAGCGGCCGCATCCGGCGGCGCACGCTGAACATCGTCAGACAGCCGAGCAGGGCCAGCAGCAGGGTGCCGACGGCGAGATCCATCCTGAGGGCCTTGCCCATGCCCTCGTGCAGGCCCTCGGTCGGGACGGCGATCAGCACGAACGTCCCGTCCGACAACCGCGCCCCGACCATCCGGTGGCGGTCCCCCTCGACCCGTACGTCCCGCGGCTCCTCGTCGGCGGCGAGGGCCACCGGGTCCTTCGCGGCGGCCGCGAGGGCGTGCTGGCGCGGTGTCGGCTTCAGCGGGCCCAGGGCCACCGGCTGCCCCGCGGAGTCGACCGCGACGTACACCATGGTCGGGCTCGGCAGGGGATCCGTGTCCGTGGACCCGCCGTCGGTGAACCTGTCCAGGGCGATGCCCAGTTCGCTCAGCGACTCGATCTGCCGCAGGGTGAACCCGGCGTTCGCCAGCGTGGCGCGCGCACTCTTCAGCTCGGTGTCGACCTTGTCGAGCAGATAGAACCGTGCGGTCATCAGGCTGACCGCGGTCGCGACGACGATGCCGACGGCCAGCAGCGCCACGTTCGCCAGCGTCAGCTTGCCGCGCAGTGAGTGGACGCCGTGCCGCCGGCGGACGCCGAGGACCCTGGGGACCCTCATGCCAGCCCGTATCCGACGCCACGCCGCGTGGTGATCACCGGTGGTCCCAGGGCGTCCAGCTTGCGCCGCAGATAGCTGATGTAGGTCTCCACGACGGTTGACTCCGGCGGGGTGTGCTCGTACTGCCAGACGTGGCGCAGGAGTTGCTCCTTGGGCACGATCCGGCCGCCGTTGCGCACCAGGAAGCGCAGCAGGGCGTACTCGGTGGGGGTGAGCTCGACGGTGCGGCCCGCGCGGCGCACCGAGTAGGTCGTCTCGTCCAGCTCCAGGTCGCCGTACCGCAGGGGCGGCCGCTGCGGGAGGACGTCGGCCGGGCGGGTGCGGCGCAGCACCGCAGTGATGCGGGCGACGACCTCGTCGATGTTGAACGGCTTGGTGATGTAGTCGTCGCCGAAGCCGAGGGCGCCGACGATCTCGGCGGGCGAGTCGCGGGCGGTGAGGAAGACGAGCGCCAAGTCCGGGTGCAGCTCGCGCAATTCACGCCCGAGAGCGCGGCCGTCCCCGTCCGGCAGCATGACGTCGAGCAGCGCCGCGTCGGGGAGGGTGCGCTCGGCGAGGGCGAGCGCCTCGCGGACCGTGCCCGCGACCATGACCTCGAAGCGGTGATAGCGCAGGGCGATGGCGAGGACGTCAGCGATGCTCTCCTCGTCCTCCACGACCAGCACGGTGCCAGAACCCGTCGTCATGCCCCCAGTATCGGCGGGGCCACTGACAGTCGGGCGGGTTCGCCGCTTTGGAGTTCCTTGAGAGTCATGGCCGTCGCCTGCCACACGCGCGCGGCGCCGCCAATCCTGTTGCCCAGGACCTGGGGGACCGACCGAACCGAATAAGGAGCGTTGAGCGTGGCTGCATTGGCACGGTGGTGCTATCGGCACCGGCTGGTGGTCCTGTTGCTGTGGTTGGGGGCGCTGTTCGGCCTGGGCGCGGCGAGTTCGGCCGCGGGCACGAACTACGCGAACGTCTTCTCCCTCCCGAACACGGACTCCGCGACCGCGTACGACCTGATGGAGAAGGCATTCCCGGAGCGCGCGGGCGACACCGACACGGTGGTGTGGAAGGTGGCCGGGGACGAAGGGGCATCCGTACGGGACGAGTCCGTGCGGTCCCGCATCGAGCCCGCGCTGGAGGAGATCGGGCGCATGAAGGGGGTCGGCGAGGTCACCGACCCGTACGCGGCCCAGGGAGCCGCGCAGATCAGCCGGGACGGGCGGATCGCGTACGCCCAGATCACCTTCACCGAGCAGGCGAACGGGGTCCCCAAGGAGCTGATCGAGGACGTCGTCGACACGGCTCAGGCCGCCGAACGCGACGGACTCCAGGTCGAGTTGGGCGGCCAGGCGATCGCCCGCACCCAGGAACCGCCGCAGGGCACGGCGGAGGCGGTCGGGATCCTCGCGGCGGCGGTGGTGCTGTTCCTCGCCTTCGGCTCGCTCTTCGCGATGCTGCTGCCGATCGTCGTGGCGATCGCGGGCGTCGGCACCGGCATGATCGCCACGATGCTGATGAGCCATGTCGCGGACGTGCCCGAAGTGGCCCCGCTGCTCGGCTCGTTGATCGGTCTCGGCGTCGGCATCGACTACGCCTTGTTCATCGTCACCCGGCACCGGCGCGGCATCCTGCGCGGCATGAAGCCGCAGGAGGCAGCCGTGACCGCCCTCAACACCTCCGGCCGCGCGGTGCTGTTCGCCGGCGGCACGGTGTGCATCGCACTCGCCGGGATGCTGGTGATGAACATGCGGTTCCTGGACGGGGTGGTCATCGCGACCTCGCTCACGGTCGTCCTGAGCGTGCTGGCCGCGATCACCCTGCTGCCCGCCCTCCTCGGCCTGCTCGGCGTACGGGTGCTCAGCCGCCGGCAGCGGCGCCGGCTCGCCGCGGCGGGACCGGAGCCGGCGGAGGCGAACGGACTGGCGGCGCGCTGGTCGTCGTACGTCCAAAGGCGCCCGCGCCCGCTCGCGGCGCTGGCCCTCGTCGTCATGGCGGTGCTCGCGATCCCCGTGCTGTCGCTCCGGCTCGGCGCCACGGACCAGGGCAACCACCAGGAGTCGACCACGACCCGGCAGGCCTACGACCTGCTCGCCGAGGGCTTCGGCCCCGGTGTCAACGGCCCGCTCCAGGTGGTCGTCGAGGGCGACGCACCGCAGGGCCTGGTCGACGCGATCCGGTCGGCCGAGGGCGTCGCCCAGGTGGCCGCCGTGCCGCCCGCGAAGGGCGTCACGGTGATCCAGGTCGTACCGACCACCTCCCCCCAGTCCGAGCAGACGGACCAGCTGATCGACCGACTGCGCGACGACGTGATCCCGCGGTCCGGCGCCGAGGCTCATGTCGGCGGGGTGACGGCGGTCTTCAAGGACTTCGCGTCGGTGACCGGCGACCGCCTGCCGTACTTCGTCGCGACGATCATCGCTCTCGGCTTCCTGCTCCTGCTGGTGGCCTTCCGCTCGCTGGTGGTCCCGCTGACGGCCGCGCTGATGAACCTCATCGCGGCCGCCGCGTCCTTCGGCGTCCTGGTGGCGATCTTCCAGTGGGGCTGGGGCACCGAGCTGATCGGCGTGGGCAAGGAGGGCCCGATCACCTCGTTCCTGCCGGTCATCATGTTGTCCCTGCTGTTCGGCCTCTCCATGGACTACCAGGTGTTCCTGGTGAGCCGGATGCACGAGGAGTGGGTGCACACGCGCGACAACGCGCGCGCCGTCCGTGTCGGCCTCGCGGAGACCAGCCGGGTCATCAACTCCGCCGCGTTGATCATGATCTGCGTGTTCAGCGCGTTCGTGCTGAGCGGCGACATGGAGGGCGCGATGGCGGGCATCGGCCTCGCGGCCGCCGTCGCCCTGGACGCCTTCATCCTGCGTACGGCGCTGGTGCCGGCCGCGATGCACATGCTCGGCAAGTCGAACTGGTGGCTGCCGGACGGGCTGGAGAAGCGGCTGCCGCATCTGGCGGTCGAGCCGAAGGAGGAGGCACCGGTGGCCGAGGAGGAGCCGGTCGTGGCGGGCCGGGCCTCGGTCGTCCACGGCTTCGTCCGCACCGCCGACGGCGGGCCGGTCGAGGGCGCGGCGGTGACGCTGCTGACGAAGGGCGGGCGTCAGCTG contains the following coding sequences:
- a CDS encoding ATP-binding protein, translating into MRVPRVLGVRRRHGVHSLRGKLTLANVALLAVGIVVATAVSLMTARFYLLDKVDTELKSARATLANAGFTLRQIESLSELGIALDRFTDGGSTDTDPLPSPTMVYVAVDSAGQPVALGPLKPTPRQHALAAAAKDPVALAADEEPRDVRVEGDRHRMVGARLSDGTFVLIAVPTEGLHEGMGKALRMDLAVGTLLLALLGCLTMFSVRRRMRPLEDMVETSSAIAEGDLTRRVPSSRDPTLEVEQLRVALNSMLHQVESAYRTRERSAAQLRRFVGDASHELRTPLSAIRGYLQLYDKGMLTDPAERRRAWDRMNGEVDRMGHLVDELLTLARLDQRPELRFRNVDLSRLVREAAEDLRVQQPERPLTVGADGTLLVHADESGLRQVLGNLLSNVRTHTPADVPVRLGVERADGVVRLSVEDKGPGLCEEDAARVFDRFFRAGGGAGSGLGMAIVQGVVEAHGGEVAVRTAPGEGLAVTVTLPSR
- a CDS encoding response regulator transcription factor, which produces MTTGSGTVLVVEDEESIADVLAIALRYHRFEVMVAGTVREALALAERTLPDAALLDVMLPDGDGRALGRELRELHPDLALVFLTARDSPAEIVGALGFGDDYITKPFNIDEVVARITAVLRRTRPADVLPQRPPLRYGDLELDETTYSVRRAGRTVELTPTEYALLRFLVRNGGRIVPKEQLLRHVWQYEHTPPESTVVETYISYLRRKLDALGPPVITTRRGVGYGLA
- a CDS encoding MMPL family transporter is translated as MARWCYRHRLVVLLLWLGALFGLGAASSAAGTNYANVFSLPNTDSATAYDLMEKAFPERAGDTDTVVWKVAGDEGASVRDESVRSRIEPALEEIGRMKGVGEVTDPYAAQGAAQISRDGRIAYAQITFTEQANGVPKELIEDVVDTAQAAERDGLQVELGGQAIARTQEPPQGTAEAVGILAAAVVLFLAFGSLFAMLLPIVVAIAGVGTGMIATMLMSHVADVPEVAPLLGSLIGLGVGIDYALFIVTRHRRGILRGMKPQEAAVTALNTSGRAVLFAGGTVCIALAGMLVMNMRFLDGVVIATSLTVVLSVLAAITLLPALLGLLGVRVLSRRQRRRLAAAGPEPAEANGLAARWSSYVQRRPRPLAALALVVMAVLAIPVLSLRLGATDQGNHQESTTTRQAYDLLAEGFGPGVNGPLQVVVEGDAPQGLVDAIRSAEGVAQVAAVPPAKGVTVIQVVPTTSPQSEQTDQLIDRLRDDVIPRSGAEAHVGGVTAVFKDFASVTGDRLPYFVATIIALGFLLLLVAFRSLVVPLTAALMNLIAAAASFGVLVAIFQWGWGTELIGVGKEGPITSFLPVIMLSLLFGLSMDYQVFLVSRMHEEWVHTRDNARAVRVGLAETSRVINSAALIMICVFSAFVLSGDMEGAMAGIGLAAAVALDAFILRTALVPAAMHMLGKSNWWLPDGLEKRLPHLAVEPKEEAPVAEEEPVVAGRASVVHGFVRTADGGPVEGAAVTLLTKGGRQLDRVTSLADGSYIVSVPAPGTYLLATAATSYGSRAGQVVLVDGPLVYDVELAEGEPAEDGVDAVN